The genomic interval CCGGAACGTTCGCGGGTCGGCTTGAACGCGCGAAGTGGATGACCACGTTGTCGGCCAGCATGCCGGCGCAGCGCGCGATCGCCGACTATCTGGAGCACGGCGGCTATGAACGATTCCTGCACAAACTACGTCGCGAGTTGGCCCTTCAACAATCGCAAATGCTCGACGCGATTAGCCGGTATTTCCCGGCCAACACGACGGCGACAAAGTCTGACGGCGGCTATTTCACGTGGGTCGCGCTACCGGATCACGTAGACTCGATACAACTCTTCCAGGCTGCGCTCAGCAGTGGCATTAGTATCGCGCCCGGACCTATCTTCTCTGCGAACGGCGGCTTTCGACACTGTGTGCGTCTGAACTATGGATACCCGTGGTCGGCCCGACTCGATAAAGCGGTCGCGACACTGGGTGCCCTGTGCACCGATGAATCGCGTTGCGGCGCCACGCTGGCCGGTCCGGTTCAGCCGGGATGACACGGGCGCCGATCTCAACCTGGCACGCCGGCCAATGAATCGTGAGGCTCGTGCAACGCCTTTCGCGCGCCACTGCGCCAGGCATCCGCGAAGTTGGGAGCCATCTGACCGCGATAGAGCGCCGATGAGCGCGTCGACGAGGCGGCCTGAAATGCCAATCCAATTGAATCTTCTCAGCGAACGGCCTTGGGGCATGAAAAGGCAGCAAGCATTCTCGTCGCGGCGGGTCGTCAAGGCACGCAGGGTGAGCGCCCTCCCGTCAAACTGCGGCCTTCAACGATTGACGAGGGCTTCGCAATTCAGCGAAACGCGGGCGATGTCCTTGAGCGCGGCGCCGGTGTATGGAAATGCGCGCTGACGGCGGTGGGTAAGGTCAAATCCGCGCCGATCTACGCGGATCTGACATGCCGCAGCGGCGAATGCAGCTTCAGCGTCAGCTCGGTGCAGTCTTCCCTGAAGGCAGAGCCGACCTGGCCTGTTATGTGAAACGCGAGCCGCTGCCTCAAAGGTACGAATACAACCAAGCCGAGGCTCGATGCTTTAGGTGACATGCATCCCGCGCTCGAAACTGCTGGGGGTCATCGTGCCCGCCGCTTTCAGAAAAGCCGGCGGCTTCTGACATGCTCAGGCCGCGTCATTGACATGCCTATCGACGCTTTCGCGCGGCCAGACCGCTCCCAACTGCGCGGATGCTTCCTGCAAAAGCGTGTAGAAGGCGTCGTAACGCTCCGGCGGGATCCGTAAGACCGGTCCAGCAATGCTGATTGTCCCCACTACCGCCCCGCCAATCAGCGAACGCACGGTCACGGCCATAGCGACGACGCCTGGCTCCGCCTCCTCGACGACGAGACCATAGCCGCGCCGCCTCGTCAGTTCGAGCTCCGGTATCAATTGATCGACACTAGCGATCGCTTTCGATGTCCCTGCGCCGTTGGGCTTGCCAAGCCCGCCGCGCAGTGCGTGCCCAATTGCTTCGTCGTTTGACATTGCCGCCAGCCACGCCTTTCCGACCGATGTGGCATGCAATGCGATGGGACCATGCATGGACGGCGAATACATGAGACCAGGCGCCGCGCCCTGCGACGCAGCGAGCCACGCAAGTGTCCCTTCATTGACCACAGTCAGCCGGACTAGCTCGTGGCACTGGGCGGCGACCTCGTCGAGAATCGGCTGCACCAGGCCCGGCAGACCAAGCCCATGCAGGTACCGCTGACCGAGCAAAGAAAGCTTCAAGGTCAAGCGGTATTGGGATGTCTGTTCGTCCTGTTCAGCCCACCCCTGCTCGCACAACTGTGCAAGCACGCGATGGGCTGGACCTTTTTCCAGTTCGAGTTGAGCGGCGATGTCGGACATTCGCATCCAGCGCGCTTCGCGCGCCAGCAACTCGATCGCTTGAAGCGAACGATCAACTGCTCCCTTGACAACTCTCATAATGTAGGTAATATGGTTCTTAATGGAACGGTGTTACAACAATAAAGAACGGGCACCGAAAAGTCAATCCAAGCCGGAGACAAGTCATGAGTGGAAGCACCCAGATTGAGGCCCATCGTCAACGCCAGTCGAAGATAGCCGCGGCCAGCGGCTGGATTGGCTCTGCACTTGAATACTACGACTTCTTCATTTATGCGACCGCGGCGTCGTTGCTTTTCCCGCAGCTCTTCTTTCCTTCTCAGAATCCTACGGTGGCCATCATCGCATCCCTGGCGACTTTCGGTGTCGGCTATGTTGCCAGACCCATCGGCGCGATGGTGCTCGGTCATGTCGGCGACCGGCACGGCCGGAAGACGGTGCTGATCTTTTGCATGTTTTTAATGGGCATGTCTACGATGGGCGTGGGACTCCTGCCAACGTATCATCAGGTCGGCATCTGGGCTCCGTTGCTGCTCGTCATCCTCCGGCTCATTCAGGGATTCGCGGTCGCGGGAGAGGTCTCCGGCGCCAGCTCCATGATCCTCGAGCATGCACCGTTCGGCCGACGTGGTTACTTCGCGAGCTTTACCCTGCAAGGGGTGCAAGCCGGGCAGCTCCTGGCGGCAGCGGTCTTCTTGCCATTGGCGCATTTCTTACCGAAAGATCAATTTGCTTCCTGGGGATGGCGCATTCCGTTTCTCCTCAGCTTTGTCGTCATCATCATGGGGTACATCATTCGCCGCCAGGTTGAGGAAACTCCCGCGTTTCGCGAGGAGCAGGCTCATGGCGAGGTGCCTTCCTCACCGGTTGTCGAGGTCCTGCGACAAAGTTGGGACGATGTCTTGCGCGTCGTCTGCATGGCGCTCGTTGCGGTCATCGCGCTTCTTGCTACGGTGTTTGGCGCGGCGTATGCAGTCCAGCCGGCCTACGGTATCGGCTTTCCTGTTGGCGTCTTTCTCTGGATTCCGGTTCTCGGAAACATCTGCTCGGTCATACTGATTCCCATCGTCGGCAATCTCTCCGACAAAATCGGCCGCAGGCCGCCAGTTCTTGCCGGCGTGCTCAGCGCCGGGCTGCTCTCTTTCGGCTACCTGTACGCCATCAGCATCCACAATCTCTGGCTCACTATAATTCTCTCGGTGCTGATGTGGGGCATTGCCTACCAAGGCTTCAACGGGGTGTTTCCGAGCCTTTTCCCCGAACTATTCCGCACGCGGGTGCGCGTGACGGGAATGGCCATCGGACAAAACGTTGGGACGACGCTTGCGGCACTGACGCCCACACTCTTTGTAGCCGTCGCGCCCCCCGGCACCGCCAACATTCCGCTGAAGATCGGCTTTCTAACGTTCGGCATCTGTCTTATCGCCGCGTTCGCTGCATTCACTACGCGAGAGACATACCGGATCCGCCTTAACGATCTCGGCGACCGTGGTGCGGTGCCCGTCCCTAAAGCGGAGTACGAGCGCTTGCGCGGCGAAGCGATGGCCGGAAGGACCAGAACTGCCGATGCGCAGGATCTCGCAAAACAGCTTCGCTCGTAGGCTTTTACGACGGCTGTAATCGTTGCGACCACCGTGTTGGCGCAACAGCAGGAGCCAAGCCGAAGCGACGCGACGCGCCGGCGCGAACACATTGACGCTATACAGAGGGTATGCACATGCACAACGAAGACACTCCCCGTTACGACGGCCCACGCGAGCTCGCGCAATCTCTGAGCGCATTTGCGCGCATCAGCGCGGCCGAGGCGCCCTGGAACCAGGAAGGCCTGCGTGCCGATTCTGAGTACCGCGACCTCGGACTCGCCGCGGTAACGAACGGTCGCATTGGCGCCAAGCACATTCGCGCGCTGAAGCCGTTCACCGATCCTACTGGCTGGCACTGGCACGATATGACCGGGCACTACCTGTATGTGCTCCGCGGATCTGTGACGTTCCGTTTCGCCGGCGTAGAAGGCGACGTGACGCTCAAGGCCGGAGAAGGCCTGTCCCAGCCCGCCGGCGTGCCGCACAACGTCATGGGACGCTCCGACGACCTGGAGGTCATCGAGATCAACGAGCCCGCCCACTACGGGACCTGGGATCTTGACGTGCCGCCAGCGCCATGGAAGTGACGGCCATTACACCAATTCGTAATCGAAGTAGCCTGATCTGAAAACGCATGATCCATCCCGCCCTCAGTAAGTCCAATTTCCGAGCAGTCAGATAAGACTGCGCCCAACAGTCAACATCGAAGGCCACGCAGCAATGGATCCACATATCACAGGAACAACGCGACTTTATGGGTTGGTGGGCGATCCACTGACGGCCGCCAAGTCGCCGCAGCTGTTGAACCAGCTTTTTACTGAACAGC from Paraburkholderia phytofirmans PsJN carries:
- a CDS encoding MFS transporter, whose translation is MSGSTQIEAHRQRQSKIAAASGWIGSALEYYDFFIYATAASLLFPQLFFPSQNPTVAIIASLATFGVGYVARPIGAMVLGHVGDRHGRKTVLIFCMFLMGMSTMGVGLLPTYHQVGIWAPLLLVILRLIQGFAVAGEVSGASSMILEHAPFGRRGYFASFTLQGVQAGQLLAAAVFLPLAHFLPKDQFASWGWRIPFLLSFVVIIMGYIIRRQVEETPAFREEQAHGEVPSSPVVEVLRQSWDDVLRVVCMALVAVIALLATVFGAAYAVQPAYGIGFPVGVFLWIPVLGNICSVILIPIVGNLSDKIGRRPPVLAGVLSAGLLSFGYLYAISIHNLWLTIILSVLMWGIAYQGFNGVFPSLFPELFRTRVRVTGMAIGQNVGTTLAALTPTLFVAVAPPGTANIPLKIGFLTFGICLIAAFAAFTTRETYRIRLNDLGDRGAVPVPKAEYERLRGEAMAGRTRTADAQDLAKQLRS
- a CDS encoding IclR family transcriptional regulator yields the protein MRVVKGAVDRSLQAIELLAREARWMRMSDIAAQLELEKGPAHRVLAQLCEQGWAEQDEQTSQYRLTLKLSLLGQRYLHGLGLPGLVQPILDEVAAQCHELVRLTVVNEGTLAWLAASQGAAPGLMYSPSMHGPIALHATSVGKAWLAAMSNDEAIGHALRGGLGKPNGAGTSKAIASVDQLIPELELTRRRGYGLVVEEAEPGVVAMAVTVRSLIGGAVVGTISIAGPVLRIPPERYDAFYTLLQEASAQLGAVWPRESVDRHVNDAA
- a CDS encoding cupin domain-containing protein, with the protein product MHNEDTPRYDGPRELAQSLSAFARISAAEAPWNQEGLRADSEYRDLGLAAVTNGRIGAKHIRALKPFTDPTGWHWHDMTGHYLYVLRGSVTFRFAGVEGDVTLKAGEGLSQPAGVPHNVMGRSDDLEVIEINEPAHYGTWDLDVPPAPWK